A stretch of DNA from Flexistipes sp.:
TACAAATTTCCAAAGCAATGTCATCGGATCCCAAACTGCTTCTTCTGGATGAGCCCACTACAGGGTTAGATTTATCTGTCCAGGCAAAAATTTTGGATCTGATAAAAATACTTCAGAAAAAACTTGGCTTTGCAATGATAATTGTCTCCCATGATTTGGGGGTCATAAAACATTTAACAGATATAACAGTTGTCATGAAAAACGGTGAAATTGTGGAAAAGGGACTTACAGACCAAATCCTGGAGGATCCTTTCCACCCTTATACACAACTTATCGTTTCCAGTATTTTATAGGAGAAAATAATGACACGGCTTCTTGTTGAGAAACTTACAAAATATTTTACCTTACATACCAAAGGCGGGATTGTTGTTAAAGGATTCAGCAATGTTTCATTTGAGCTGAAAGAAGGGGAATTCCTTGCACTCAGCGGCAGCAGTGGCAGCGGCAAATCTTCTGTATTAAAAAGTATCTATAGGACATACATCCCTTCTTCCGGGAATGTTTTTTATTACTCAAAAAATGGAAAAACAATTAATTTAGCCGCCGCAGATGAAAGCACCATCCTGACAATGAGAAAAGCTGAGGTAGGTTACGTTTCGCAATTTTTACGTGTACTGCCAAGAATTACTGCATTAGAAGTTGTGGCACAGCCTTTAAAAGATCTTGGAGAATACGAAACAAAAGCACTGGATGAGGCATCAGGACTTCTGGATTTTTTAGGTATCAGAGAAGAGCTGCTCAACATATCACCCCTGACATTCTCAGGAGGCGAGCAGCAAAGAGTCAATATTGCCCAGGGAGTAATAGCTCCGAAAAATCTTCTATTGTTAGATGAACCTACAGCTTCTCTGGATGCGGAAAATTCTGAAAAAGTACTTACAAAATTGCTGGAGATAAAAAGGAAAGGTACAAGCATGATAGGTATCTTTCACAACAGAGATATAATGCAAAAAGTAAGTGATAAAATTTACAATTTAGAGGAAAAGGCCTATGCAGTTAGTAATTAGAAGCAGTCAGATTTTAACCGGTGGCAGATTCATCCCGGCGGATATTGCAATTTCAGGCAGTATTATCTCATCAATAGAACCATATAAAAGCCTGGACTCGGCTATAGACATGGGGAATATGAAAATCGTTCCGGGTTTTGTTGACCTTCATTCGGATGCAATAGAAAAGGAGATTGAACCAAGGCCCGGAGCAAGGTTTCCTCTAAAGGCAGCGGTTATGAATTTAGACAAAAAACTCGGTTTATCGGGGATAACAACAATGTTTCATGCAGTGGGTTTCAATGATGAAGAACTCACCAAAAACAGAAGGGGAACGGAAAAATCAGCAGAGCTTGTCAATGAAATATATTTCAGCAACAAACGGTTTTTAAATGTTGATAACTACATTCATACCAGGTTTGAAATTACAAGCCGAAGTTCTATTAATACGGTCAAAAAGCTTATCAGTGAGCATAAAATCAATATGCTCTCACTTATGGACCATTCCCCTGGACAAGGGCAGTTTAAAACTCTTGAGTCATGGAAAAAATATCATCTTTCGGCATACAGTTTTGATATTGAAAATATAGAAAAGTATATTGAAAAAAAACTTTCATCCGACAAAACAGGTATTGTTGAGGAACTTGTAAAATTTGCAAGATCATATAATATTCCGGTGCTCAGCCATGATGATGACTGCAAAGAGAAATTAAACACACTTAAAAATCTCGGGATAACATTTTCAGAATTTCCACTGAGTATAGAAGTGGCTGAATATGCAAAAAGTTTAAACATAAGTACCGGCATGGGTGCCCCAAATGTGGTAAGGGGAGGATCCCAGAGCGGCAATATCGCCGCAAAAGAACTGATATCCAAAAATTTATGTGATTATCTCTGCAGTGATTATCACCCTTCCTCAATGCTTTTGGCGCCTTACAAACTTCAGGAGGACCTCAACATTCCACTTGAAAAAGGGCTCCAACTGGTGAGTACTAATCCTGCCCAGTTAGCGGGTCTAAAAGACAGGGGGATAATAGCGATAGGTAAAAAAGCTGACTTAATAGTGATAGATGAGTCCTACACACCAAATATCGTTTTTACAATTAAAAACGGTAAACCAATATATAACGGGATAAATAATGATAAACAGGTGTTAAACCATGCTTTACTGTAAATCTCTCAATAAAATTGATAAGAAAAAACTTTCCCCGGAGCCTCTAATAGACTCCACTTCCAGCATTACAGATACATATATCGGCAGATATACAGAAATCGGTAAAAATAACAGTATTGCTGAGTCATCAATAGATGATTACAGCTACACATGCGAAAACTGCCAGATTATTTATTCGGAAATTGCCAAATTTGTAAACATTGCATCCTATGTCAGACTTAATCCGGGACAGCACCCTATGAAATGGGTATCACAGCACCATTTTCTTTACAGAAAAGATATGTATGGTTTCGGAGAGGATGACAACTCATTTTTTGAGTGGCGGAGAAACCAAAAGGTTATCATTGGAAACGATGTGTGGCTGGGACATAACAGTTTGATAATGGGTGGCGTTTCAATCGGGGACGGAGCAGTTGTTGGGAGTTGTTCTGTTGTTACAAAAGATGTGCCCTCTTATGCTGTAGTTGCCGGAGTTCCGGCCAAGATAATTAAATACCGATTCAACGAGGAAATTATAGAAAAAATGATGGAAATAAAATGGTGGAACTGGCCGCATGAAGTGATTGAGAAACGTTTAGATGATTTCAAAAATCCCGAATATTTCATTAAAAAATATACTAAAAGCTAAAAATAATGCAAAAAATTATACTTATAGTGGGTCAAAGCGGAGCGGGTAAAGATACGCTTCTCAATGGTGCGACAAAATACATGAGATGTAATTTTGTAAAACGATACATTACAAGAAGTCCCGACGAATCAGAAAATAACTATTATATAAGCCGTAAATGTTTTGAAACACTTTCAAAAACAGGATATTTTATTGCAGAGTGGAGAGCTCATTCTAATTTGTACGGTATAGCAAAGGATGATATAAAAGAAGGCACCAATATAATATCTGTATCTAGGCAGGTTGTGGAAAAATTTGAGCATATTTTCGAAAATGTAATCACTATTGAAATTACTGCACCTAAAGAGGTGTTGCTTCAAAGACTTAAAGAAAGAGGACGGGAAAAGACGAAAGAGCAACAAAAGAGACTCGGAAGAACGTATGAAAAAATAAATGCAAAGAAATTGGTAACGTTCAATAATTATCTTGAAAAGGAGGCAAGCAGCCGAAAGTTTGTAGAACTTTTGAAACGTATAGAAAGAAATGATAACAAGTTGCTGTCACGAAAATAATAAACTCCAAGAAAACATAGCCGTATTTTGGATGAGGTGTATTAGTGTTAAGTCTTAAGCGTTAAGTTTACCCCGTTAAATCAGACTTCGCTGGGCTGCCTTCACATTTAATAGGGTAAATTCGTGTAAATTAGTGAAATTCGTGGTTCAAAACCTTTGAAAAATGAAAATACATATTTACCATACTCAAACAGATGCAACCTGGTATAAAAGTTATATATCGTTTAGTTTATAATACAGCATTGAGAAAATTTTTGATTTTATCCTCAATCTCATCTCTTATCTTTCTGACTTTTTCAAGCCTTTCTTCCTCGCTGCCTGTAGCTGCAGAGGGATCCGGAAAAGGCCAGTGGAGTCTTTCGCTAAACCCCGGAAAAATGGGACAATTTTCAGCCGCTTCCTTGTCGCAGACGGCAATCACATAGTTATAAGTTCTGCCTTCCTTAAAAAAGTCAAACACCGACTTTGTCTTATTTCCGGAAATATCAATACCCCTTTCAGACATCACTTTAACTACATCCTGATTTAATGTACCCGGTTCCAGCCCGGCACTTTCAACAAAGACATTACCGCCTCCGTATTTTTTTGCAAACGCCTCTGCCATCTGGCTCCTGGCAGAATTGTGCACACACACAAAGAGTATTTTCTTATACATTTTAATCCCCTGTAAGTTTATTATAAATTATTTTACTATAACTGATAATCGAATCTCTTCATCCACCTGTTGCAGTGTCTTTTAAGTTGTTCAAACATCTTGTTATCCCAGTCTTTAAAATTTGGAAATTTCCCTTTAGACCTTGAGTGTACCTTTTTATTAAGAAGGTCCGGTTTTAAATCATAATCATAAATTTCTGAGTTAAAATTTGTTGCAAATTTAAGCATATCTTCAAGGTAAGAAGTATCCTCTCTGTCAAAAATATCCTCAAAACGGTAAACCCTAAAATTATCTTTCCCTTCCATTGTATTTATTACATGCTCATTCAGTTTATTGTAAAACCAGCAGTATTTTTCAAATTTGCTCA
This window harbors:
- the phnL gene encoding phosphonate C-P lyase system protein PhnL: MTRLLVEKLTKYFTLHTKGGIVVKGFSNVSFELKEGEFLALSGSSGSGKSSVLKSIYRTYIPSSGNVFYYSKNGKTINLAAADESTILTMRKAEVGYVSQFLRVLPRITALEVVAQPLKDLGEYETKALDEASGLLDFLGIREELLNISPLTFSGGEQQRVNIAQGVIAPKNLLLLDEPTASLDAENSEKVLTKLLEIKRKGTSMIGIFHNRDIMQKVSDKIYNLEEKAYAVSN
- a CDS encoding arsenate reductase ArsC translates to MYKKILFVCVHNSARSQMAEAFAKKYGGGNVFVESAGLEPGTLNQDVVKVMSERGIDISGNKTKSVFDFFKEGRTYNYVIAVCDKEAAENCPIFPGFSERLHWPFPDPSAATGSEEERLEKVRKIRDEIEDKIKNFLNAVL
- a CDS encoding AAA family ATPase gives rise to the protein MQKIILIVGQSGAGKDTLLNGATKYMRCNFVKRYITRSPDESENNYYISRKCFETLSKTGYFIAEWRAHSNLYGIAKDDIKEGTNIISVSRQVVEKFEHIFENVITIEITAPKEVLLQRLKERGREKTKEQQKRLGRTYEKINAKKLVTFNNYLEKEASSRKFVELLKRIERNDNKLLSRK
- a CDS encoding alpha-D-ribose 1-methylphosphonate 5-triphosphate diphosphatase yields the protein MQLVIRSSQILTGGRFIPADIAISGSIISSIEPYKSLDSAIDMGNMKIVPGFVDLHSDAIEKEIEPRPGARFPLKAAVMNLDKKLGLSGITTMFHAVGFNDEELTKNRRGTEKSAELVNEIYFSNKRFLNVDNYIHTRFEITSRSSINTVKKLISEHKINMLSLMDHSPGQGQFKTLESWKKYHLSAYSFDIENIEKYIEKKLSSDKTGIVEELVKFARSYNIPVLSHDDDCKEKLNTLKNLGITFSEFPLSIEVAEYAKSLNISTGMGAPNVVRGGSQSGNIAAKELISKNLCDYLCSDYHPSSMLLAPYKLQEDLNIPLEKGLQLVSTNPAQLAGLKDRGIIAIGKKADLIVIDESYTPNIVFTIKNGKPIYNGINNDKQVLNHALL
- a CDS encoding DapH/DapD/GlmU-related protein, whose protein sequence is MLYCKSLNKIDKKKLSPEPLIDSTSSITDTYIGRYTEIGKNNSIAESSIDDYSYTCENCQIIYSEIAKFVNIASYVRLNPGQHPMKWVSQHHFLYRKDMYGFGEDDNSFFEWRRNQKVIIGNDVWLGHNSLIMGGVSIGDGAVVGSCSVVTKDVPSYAVVAGVPAKIIKYRFNEEIIEKMMEIKWWNWPHEVIEKRLDDFKNPEYFIKKYTKS